A stretch of the Acanthochromis polyacanthus isolate Apoly-LR-REF ecotype Palm Island chromosome 22, KAUST_Apoly_ChrSc, whole genome shotgun sequence genome encodes the following:
- the LOC110962543 gene encoding NHS-like protein 1 isoform X5 — MVLIGAAIKSVLRLLSQSRGDGESRWSVHYTTQKPRQGLRFIAGKKRAGSADDLRACPGLARPRPQSPGLDQSEDSSRRRWRDKGRRMSSASSDEDERFILNNTRPLTPLVLNPVQLTSCWDVFSPAYEPTVGMEMEPPPRLPTPEERMRQQAKAVAADVVPINVTGESFDRQASFRRTLSNADSLTRRPRNLNRRKTVTGIPNDVSPKTSVSTVLPGQFSTVGRPASASCSSSNQSEATEVEENGGIRKDGQSRRIRAPRGEGMSSLMASLTSSPRVQNHSSEFHSLPRPATNSSLNSEASCTSASYRMLSASSSCYQSQDLQGFPSDLQPLLPFDSTARVLPQSPFSSSSIHGSPPTSEWSYSRNKPLNEGPSSTHYLSCSSITDSESQFSYQALDEQTQTHQSTQHFYDCDSYSGDRWSHQPLSPSSSVHSSAVQDTTCVSEESWNCNPLLSSGRSTPSCTDSNSLCSEKMTSSPSLSREKRRSSTSSSTSYYRTATRSISLRKSKRPPPPPLRSDSLRRRSGRSKPSRYSTSPRLEHTTKCKSSSQTYHDPWVPRIKRRQSGLNCGTVTTFEPLSPDCQASAESPTPDHQPTTPDHPPVRTPASPHSGEGGLRLTLNPQPAGSSVSGLQRLASPSSGYSSQSNTPTPGTPLSSPLTPSSPLTASPGAFSLPPTSPFSTSSSFPLSPVASSLPRTRSRADGKPKPLVPERKSSLLSSLSSSFSSTSSLSSCTSLESSAKLPLLPPPPPPPPPPTPLPESSSSLPLAPPLLTKLSVAPPPLSSLPPPPTLPPPPPPPPLPPFSRPPPPPYSFALRHSSYPPPPASPPPPPSLELPDMPIADLPPPPPPPPLPPLSMPSASPLPSLKACAKVATPPCPLVTAKALQGVKLRSVKNLDALQANAASSDGAVQTHADMSSANSNHANANQDQPSAMSDKVNRDCLANTDVGLAGLGSQHAFCDVAPNEANISSALMGNASPKDPADADAKHPELKSNHNDYRQAGSEMATPNSESAYSHLQNLKGIICSPANQRSSGPQTSSDETPQNIQSDERGSEDSHMYATHTKYTYVSNQVISPDSPWVKMPDDENHIDTIIQHAHLQQQVKDTVLTDAKLTEHAETHRVSKTVPSVEKNDKIKSRMQNLGAADLAYADMKTINSNFRTSSPKKLCSPEKPVPPKKPDLCILGVMGSPKTRRGQSGGKSREKVSALSSEPPVDSLDICLHTHVTHDAPSPKHSTCTADNSVRPAHLMDATTADIATLSPASSPQWQKPPILHKKPDLLLTSPQTTEPLFASKNKKRAFKGTSKTSSISQTQTTTGTSSTLEIVGTAGSMGTAGSMGTAGIMSTTESMCTSGSMGPSGIMDTSGSMGTSGMIGTLGIIGTMGMMGTSEIMATTGARNTETSSTFKTIYGTHHPSGIIGHGTYSSLGSSGSHAAAYTWTGGSQTGVTRITKTRLYQGDEKTFQRRMMRSSLAEDDEEDEKERALERGMKAIMMMTASSSTKIKDKARKRRKRRPGRQLLMMSSTMAPSPSSSSSSSSSSSSSSSSGDERDVTKDRIMQAIQKRATKMCDQETSDSESSCALIGQSRYSLSSALSTDSLRGELSLPDLLIQEPDEGEVERGNEETQRKGKQTKEGSGSSDGKSAELFINVSADQMFVPGRPRTTEDLFAVIHR, encoded by the exons CATGTCCCGGACTAGCTCGACCCCGCCCACAGAGCCCAGGCCTCGACCAATCAGAGGACAGCTCTCGGCGGCGCTGGAGGGACAAAGGCAGGAGGATG tcGTCGGCATCCTCAGATGAAGACGAGAGGTTCATCTTGAACAACACGCGACCTCTGACTCCGCTGGTCCTGAACCCTGTCCAGCTCACCTCTTGCTGGGACGTCTTCTCGCCAGCCTACGAGCCGACGGTGGGCATGGAGATGGAGCCGCCGCCTCGACTGCCGACGCCAGAGGAGAGGatgaggcagcaggcgaaggcGGTCGCTGCTGATGTTGTCCCCATCAACGTAACGG GTGAGAGTTTTGATCGTCAGGCCAGTTTTCGAAGAACTCTTTCCAACGCTGACTCGCTAACCAGGCGACCCCGCAACCTCAACCGCCGAAAGACGGTTACTGGGATACCAAATGATGTCAGCCCCAAAACTTCAGTCTCTACGGTTCTTCCCGGTCAGTTCTCCACCGTGGGTCGACCTGCTTCcgcctcctgcagctcctccaacCAATCAGAGGCCACAGAGGTGGAGGAGAATGGAGGAATCCGGAAGGACGGACAGTCGAGGAGGATCCGAGCCCCTCGAGGAGAGGGGATGTCCAGCCTCATGGCCTCCCTTACTTCCTCCCCCCGTGTCCAAAACCACTCCTCGGAGTTCCACAGTCTCCCCCGTCCAGCAACCAACTCCTCTCTGAACTCTGAGGCCAGCTGTACCAGCGCCTCCTACAGGATGCTCAGCGCCTCCTCGTCCTGCTACCAG TCACAAGATCTCCAGGGTTTCCCCAGCGACCTCCAGCCCCTGCTGCCATTTGACTCCACAGCCAGAGTCTTGCCGCAGTCTCCTTTCTCCTCTTCGTCCATCCACGGTTCGCCCCCAACATCAGAGTGGTCTTACTCAAGAAATAAGCCCCTGAATGAGGGTCCTTCCTCCACCCACTacctctcctgctcctccatcACTGATTCAGAGTCTCAGTTTAGCTACCAGGCTCTGGATGAGCAGACCCAGACCCACCAGAGCACTCAGCATTTCTACGATTGTGACTCTTACAGTGGGGACAGATGGAGCCACCAGCCCCTGTCCCCCAGCTCCAGTGTCCACAGCAGTGCTGTCCAGGACACAACATGTGTTTCTGAGGAAAGTTGGAACTGCAACCCCCTGCTCTCCTCTGGTCGCTCCACCCCCTCTTGCACTGACAGCAACTCCTTGTGCTCTGAGAAGATGACCTCCTCTCCCTCGCTAAGCCGAGAGAAAAGGAGGTCCAGCActtcttcctccacctcctaCTATCGCACTGCCACCCGCAGCATTTCCCTCCGCAAGTCCAAGCGACCACCTCCTCCGCCGCTACGCTCGGACTCTCTGAGACGACGATCTGGTCGGAGCAAACCCTCCCGCTATTCGACCAGTCCCCGCCTGGAGCACACCACCAAGTGCAAGTCATCTTCCCAGACCTACCACGATCCCTGGGTGCCCCGGATCAAAAGACGCCAGAGTGGATTGAACTGTGGGACCGTCACAACCTTTGAACCTCTAAGTCCAGACTGCCAGGCATCTGCTGAGTCTCCTACTCCTGATCACCAACCAACCACCCCGGACCACCCTCCTGTCCGCACCCCGGCATCTCCACATTCAGGAGAGGGAGGCCTCAGACTTACTCTCAATCCCCAACCTGCTGGCTCCTCTGTGTCCGGGCTCCAGCGCCTCGCTTCGCCCTCCAGTGGTTACTCCAGCCAGTCCAACACCCCAACTCCTGGCACTCCACTGTCTTCCCCcctcaccccttcctcccctctcACAGCCAGTCCTGGAGCCTTTTCCCTCCCCCCAACCTCCCCTTTCTCCACTTCATCCTCCTTCCCCCTTTCACCCGTCGCCTCCTCCTTGCCCAGGACAAGGTCTCGGGCCGATGGGAAGCCGAAGCCACTGGTGCCAGAGAGGAAGTCATCACTCCTGTCCTCCTTGTCgtcctccttttcctccacctcctccctctcATCCTGCACCTCCTTAGAGTCTTCGGCCAAACTTCCTCTCctgccgcctcctcctcctcctcctcctcctcctactcctcTGCCAGAATCGTCCTCCTCTTTGCCTCttgctcctcctcttctcaccAAACTCTCTGTAGCTCCTCCTCCACTttcatctcttcctcctcctcctactcttcctcctccccctcctcctcctcctctacctcctttCTCCcgacctcctcctcccccctacTCCTTTGCTTTGAGACACAGCAGctaccctcctcctccagcttctccacctcctccaccatctTTAGAACTCCCAGACATGCCAATCGCTGACCTTCCTCCTCCACCGCCACCTCCTCCGCTTCCTCCTCTCTCTAtgccctctgcctcccccctcccctctctaAAAGCTTGTGCTAAAGTGGCCACGCCTCCCTGCCCTCTGGTCACCGCCAAAGCTCTGCAGGGCGTCAAGCTTCGCTCTGTGAAGAACCTGGATGCCCTGCAGGCCAATGCTGCATCTTCTGATGGTGCAGTCCAAACCCATGCTGACATGTCATCAGCTAATTCTaaccatgctaatgctaaccagGACCAACCATCTGCTATGTCCGATAAAGTAAATCGTGATTGCCTGGCCAACACCGATGTGGGACTTGCTGGACTGGGATCACAACATGCTTTCTGTGATGTAGCTCCCAATGAAGCTAACATATCTAGTGCGTTAATGGGTAATGCTAGCCCTAAAGACCCAGCCGATGCTGACGCAAAGCACCCGGAACTCAAATCAAATCACAATGATTACAGACAAGCAGGAAGTGAGATGGCAACACCCAACAGTGAGTCAGCTTATTCTCATCTTCAGAACTTAAAAGGCATTATTTGTAGCCCTGCTAATCAGAGAAGCTCTGGGCCTCAGACAAGCAGTGATGAAACTCCTCAAAACATCCAGTCTGATGAACGGGGAAGTGAAGACTCACACATGTATGCTACACATACGAAATACACATACGTAAGCAATCAAGTCATCAGTCCTGACAGTCCTTGGGTAAAAATGCCTGATGATGAAAATCACATTGACACAATTATTCAACATGCGCATTTACAACAGCAGGTAAAAGATACAGTGCTAAcagatgctaagctaacagagCATGCAGAGACACATAGAGTAAGCAAAACAGTACCATCAGtagagaaaaatgacaagatCAAATCTCGAATGCAGAATCTTGGTGCTGCTGATCTGGCCTACGCTGATATGAAAACCATTAACAGTAACTTCAGGACAAGCAGCCCCAAGAAGCTCTGCTCACCAGAGAAGCCAGTTCCACCAAAGAAGCCTGATCTTTGTATCCTGGGTGTCATGGGTTCCCCCAAGACCAGGCGAGGACAAAGTGGAGGAAAGAGCAGGGAAAAAGTTTCAGCTCTTTCTTCGGAGCCCCCTGTGGACTCATTGGACATTTGTTTGCATACACATGTGACCCATGATGCACCTTCACCGAAGCACTCCACGTGCACCGCTGACAACTCGGTGAGGCCTGCACATTTGATGGATGCAACAACTGCAGACATTGCCACACTTTCACCTGCCAGCTCCCCTCAATGGCAGAAACCACCAATTTTGCACAAGAAGCCAGATCTCTTATTGACCTCACCCCAAACAACCGAACCTCTCTTTGCATCTAAGAATAAAAAAAGGGCCTTCAAAGGAACCTCCAAGACCAGTAGTATTTCACAGACTCAGACCACCACAGGGACCAGTAGCACCCTAGAAATAGTGGGCACCGCTGGGTCCATGGGCACCGCTGGGTCCATGGGCACTGCTGGGATCATGAGCACCACTGAGTCCATGTGCACTTCTGGGTCCATGGGCCCCTCGGGGATCATGGACACTTCTGGGTCCATGGGTACCTCGGGAATGATAGGCACATTGGGAATCATTGGTACCATGGGGATGATGGGCACCTCGGAAATCATGGCTACTACAGGGGCCAGAAACACTGAGACCAGTAGCACCTTCAAAACCATCTATGGAACCCATCACCCATCAGGGATTATAGGTCATGGTACCTACAGCAGCTTAGGGAGCTCAGGGTCCCATGCAGCTGCTTACACCTGGACAGGGGGCTCCCAAACTGGGGTAACGAGGATCACCAAGACAAGACTTTATCAGGGTGAtgagaaaacatttcaaaggAGGATGATGAGGTCATCACTGGCTGAAGATGATGAGGAAGATGAGAAGGAAAGGGCATTAGAGAGAGGGATGAAGGCAATTATGATGATGACGGCATCATCCAGTACAAAGATAAAAGACAAAGcaaggaagaggagaaagaggagaccAGGCAGGCAACTgctgatgatgtcatcaacaATGGCACCCTCtccctcatcatcatcctcatcatcatcgtcgtcgTCCTCTTCGTCCTCGTCTGGAGATGAACGAGACGTGACAAAAGACAGGATAATGCAAGCGATTCAGAAGAGAGCAACGAAAATGTGCGATCAAGAGACGAGTGACTCTGAAAGCTCCtgcgctctgattggtcagagcAGGTACTCGCTCAGCAGCGCACTGTCCACTGACAGCCTGCGGGGGGAGCTGTCacttccagacctcctgatccAGGAACCAGATGAGGGAGAGGTGGAGCGAGGAAATGAAGAAACCCAGAGGAAAGGGAAGCAGACAAAGGAGGGCAGTGGATCTTCAGATGGCAAGTCGG CCGAGCTGTTCATCAATGTGTCGGCAGATCAGATGTTCGTCCCCGGTCGGCCccgaaccacagaggatttatTCGCTGTCATCCACAGgtag